TCCGAACGATACCTCTGTCATTATCTAAACCCCTACCGAGCATTTGATCTCACTTTTAAATACTGAAGGTCTCGGTGCGGGGCGAACTGAAGTTAGTAACTTCGTTCACCGGCGAGAGTTGAGGTAAACTCTACAGTGGTCGCAAGCGTAACCGGTGGAGTTATTACAACGGCAGAAGACGCGCGTCCTCCGCGGGGGTGTCACTCATTGGTGCGCAGCGTGTCGGTAGGCGAGGTAGCCAGACGTGACGTGATCACGGGTAGTCCCACGGAAACCGCAGTAGAGATCGCCTACAAGATGCGGGAACATGGCATCGGCAGCGTGGTCATAGTGAACGAGAAAGACGAGCCTATCGGTATCGTCACAGAGCGCGATCTCGTGATAAAGGTGGTATCACAGGGTAAGAATCCCGACGAGGTGATAGCCAGGGATATCATGTCTCAACCGGTGATTACCGTCGAGGAGGACATGGAAGTCAACGAAGCCGTGAAACTGATGGTGGACAAGGGGATTCGAAGGCTTCCGATCGTAGATGATGATGGTAAACTGATAGGTATCGTAACGATGCAGGATATCCTTCAGGTCGAGCCCTACTTGGTGGCGACCATAGAGGAGGAAATGAAGAAGTTCCAGAAAGAGCTAGAGGAACTAGAGGAGGTGTCAGAGATTATTGAAGGAGTCTGCGATCTCTGTGAAACTTACTCGGAAGAGCTCCGATTCGTCGACGGAGTGTGGGTTTGTCCCGAGTGTTATGAGGACGTCTTAGGCAGGGAAATCGAAGACAGGGAACTCGAGGAGTGATCACCCGTGCTGACGCGTCGTTCCGGTTTACCAGACACCTCCGTCATGAGGTTAGCCACCACGAACGTCGTATCGATGCCGCCTACCGCCACAGTGAAAAGCGCTGTCGACACGATGATACGGTACGGGTTCCGCCGGATTCCAGTGACGGAACCGGGCGATCTGGAACTGGTAGGCATTCTGACGGGTAAGGATGTGCTAGACTACTTGGTCGGAGAACGTCGGAAGATAATAGAGCGCCGATATGAGGGCACGCTTCTTCCGGCACTCCACGAGCCTGTGAGATCACTAATGAGAACTGAAGTTTACGTCATCACCCCATACGATACCGTCCGTAAGGCCGTTCGAACGATGTTTGAGTTCGAAGTTGGGGCTTTACCTGTAGTGAAAGACAAGAAGCTCGTAGGCATAATCACTGAACGTGACGTTATGGCCGATCTTTACGATGTGCTGGAGGACACGAAAGTTGAAGAGATAATGACCGAAGACCCCGAAACAGTCCCATCGGACATTACGATACTCGAAGCCGCGGAGATAATGGTTGACAGAGAGTTTCGGAGGCTCCCAGTAGTTGAAAACGGGAGGTTATGCGGCCTCGTGACCGCTACTGATGTGCTCCATCACGTCTCCAGCATAGCTACCGAAACATCACCTGATGCGTCCGTTGAAGAAGTTATGGATGTACCGGTAGAAGAAACCATGACGGAAGATGTCATCACAATCGAGCCCGACGTTAATATCGAAGAAGCAGCATTAACGATGAAGGGGGCTAACGTCGGAAGTTTAGTGGTGACGGATGGTGACGATGTAATAGGGGTCATAACCGAACGAGATATTATGTACGCCATCGCCGAGAGAATGTGAGGTACAATGAAACACAGAGGCTGAAAGCCGAAAGAGCAATCCAAAGTGGGTGAGTGTTCCAAACGAATTTGACGGTGGTGGGACTCGGAACGCGAAGCAAGATCATATTGTCAATGCCACCCAACCTCACGCCTCGATCCGGGATCCAGCAGGGGAAGTAAGGTACCTTCACCCATACCCACCCACGCCCATAGACTTTGAACCAAGCGTGTCCCAAGTCCACACGTATCGGTTTTAGGTTCCTCTTAGGTAGCATCTTCGCAATATGAAGCGGTCTGTCATGAACTATATTGATCCCGAACATCTTAGTTTTGGACTTACGATATCTATCCAGCACTAGGATTTCCTTAACTCCAAATTCCTTAAGTGCCCTTACTTCTTCAGGTGATGGGTGTTTATCCATCACCACAACTTGTGGATGAGCATAACGTACCAAGTCACAATTAGGAATTCGTGTGAAGGCGTACGCTGGTGCGTATTTAGGATCATATCGCAACAGTTTACAAAGTCTCATATACCTGTATTTATTACCTAAAAATACCGATTTAACACCATCCATCTCGTACCCTATTATCGGATTAAACTCGTAAACTCTTACCCATCGATAATCACGAATAGGTCGCACACCGACGCGTTCCAGTTCCTTGATCATACGCTTAGCATATGGTTTTCGTGAACTTAATATCAAGAACCGAACTCCTAATACATCCCCTATTTTCAACGCTTTATTGGGCTCTATACGCTTGAATGAACGCTGGTACTGTACGACAATGTCCCGAATTGGAGTACCTTCACGATACCATCCGAAAACTGATGGAGCACCAGTAATGTAAGGCTCCATCCCCCAAAGTGCCCGATATCCTACCGTTGCTACCCTATCCCACGGCCCAGTATGCTCCTTCACCCACAGTAAAGCCGACAGTTCGGAAACTGTGTAGTGAATTGGACGATAAGCGTATTTTAAACCGATTGCTGCATCGATCATCATTATTGAACATATCATTATTAGTACAGCGTGTCGCCTTAGGGACCGGAAATTATCAATAACAAATGCCACAAATGTGCAGAGAATCACTGCTGAAAACATCAAAAACCATTTCGGTTCGAAACCGATCCGTTCCATGGGCTTCTGAAGCACAAGCCCGAAGGACAGGAGCAGTGCCACGCCTGTCATGATCGCAAAGGGGAAGAAAGTTCTCGGACGGCGTCGTGCCGCGAGGATTAGCCCCGACCAACCAAGGAAGAACTGGACCGCACCCACGTATTTAGCATACCTTGTTTTCCAGTAACCCGGTACGAAGAACTCCCACGGATCGTGTACCGAAGACATGCTGATCCACCACTTCGGCTTGGTAGTGTAGGAGTACGTTCGGTACTCAAGGGCGGGTACCAACCACCACGAAACCGCGAGTACTGAGAGCAAGATCGCGGAAAGCACCCACGCGTGTCCCGGTACTTCCGGGAGTATCGAAGGAAGCTCTTCTTTCCCCACCGCCCACAACGTCCAGGATCGAAAGACGCGGAGCGCTACGTAGGCCAGGCACACCGTTATAGCTGCCAGACCTGAACTATGGTGTGTGAGAACGGTCAGTGAGAGCACGAGCGCCAAATAACCGGCCCAGCGACTGCGCTCCCAGACTCTCCGATATACGGCCACGAGCAGCCCGGGAACTAGTGCGTAGAAGACGATGGCAGCAACAGTCGGGATCCGACCTTCAGTGAATGTAATTTCAATGTGATTGTAGGACGTCTGGTACGCGACGGCGGCGATCAGAGACCCTAACGGTGAGGCACCCATCAGACGGGCGGATGCGTACACCGACGGTCCCGCAAGCGAGTAAGCCAGCCAAGTCCACCATTTCCACGCCGTTAGAACGTCCGTCTTTACGAAGTGCGTAATCAAGGCAGGGATGAAGTATGACAGAGGCGGATAGAACCACAGAAAGGGATACCCACAGTACCAGTATTCTGACCATTTCGGGTACGGCACGTCGCCCATCGACCAGAGCTTTTCGAGCATCCAAACCTTAGTCATGTGTCCGCGCGCGTCTGCACCGCTAGGAAACCAGTTCCAACCGTAGTTAAGAGAGGGAGAAGACACCACCGTACCAACCACGAAAGCGACCAGTGCACACAGTACATCTTTACGGTCCAACGTCCTCTTCCTTCCCCCTCGTCCGCGGGGTGAGAGCGTGGCTGACCCTTCTAAGGACGTTAAGAAGCTGTCGATGATGCTCGAATCGGAGGAATGGCGCGTAGAAAAGGCCATAGAGCGTGGTACGATCCGACGTGTGAGGACGTCTTTCCCGGACTTCGCCTACTACAGAACCGTACGGGAATTCGCTGGGTTCGAGCGGGGAACTTTGATCGTCCCGAGCCACGGGTTGTTGTTGCGCGGGTTTCCCAAGATTGAGCGCGCGTTGTTGCTTGAGCCGGCTCTCAGGTCGAGGTTCGGGAAAGCAGGTAAAGTGATCGTAGAAGAAAAAATGAACGGCCACAACGTACGCGTGTTCGAGCTGGACGGAGATGTGTACGCAGCCACGCGCGGAGGTTTGATCTGCCCGTACACTACTCACAAGCTCCGGACTATGTTCGGGGATGAGTTGAAGCAGTTCTTCGAGGATTACCCCAGAACGGTAGTCTGTGGTGAGTTCGTGGGGAAGGAGAATCCGTACGTGTCCCGCGAGTACCCAGAAGCCCGTGACGTGGGGTTCTTCGTGTTCGATGTCCGAGACCCGAGTGGGCGGTTCTGGTCGTACGAGGAGAAGCTGAGAGTTGACGAGTATGGGCTCGAACGCGTCCGGTGCTTCGGTGAGTTCGAGGTGGGCGAGGTCGAGGAGATCCACCGGATCGTCCGAGAGCTCGATCGTGAGGGCCGAGAAGGTATCGTCATCAAGGATCCGGATCGAAGGTTACCCCCACTGAAGTACACGACACACTCGGCGCACGTTGAGGAGATCGAGTGGGCGTTCAGGTTCGCGTTCGACTTAGGTCGTGATTTCGTGCTGACTCGTACGATCCGAGAGGGATTCCAATCGTTTGAATGGTGTGAGGGGAATGAAGAGCTGAAGCGTCGAGGCGCGGAGATAGGGAGGGCGATAGTGGAAGGGTTGAGGAGAGCCGTAGAGCAAGTGGTGGAGGAAGGCGAAGCCTACGAAGAAATCCCACTAACCTTCGAATCACAAGAGTGGTTCGACCGGTACAAAGACTTCGTGAACCAGGTTACCGGAGGAACTCATTCACTTGAGATCATTGAGAAGAGGGAGGACGGAACCGTCCGTGCGGTACTACGAAAGCGTTACTTCGGGACCGGTGATAAGGTGTCACGAATCCTCGAGGAGGGGGTCCTGTAGGGGTTTGATAGAAGTAGAGATCCCAGGTCGAGGCGAACTGCGGCTAGAACACCTAGTCCTCGATTACAACGGTACGATAGCTTCGGGAGGAAAGTTGCTCGAAAGCGTCGTCGAGCCACTGCAAGAGCTTACCGAAATCGTGCACGTTGTCGTCGCATCTGCGGATACTTACGGTACGGTTGAAAACGAACTGAACGGTGCCGAACTGGACATCGAGATTTACAGGGTAAGCGCCGGGAACGAGCGGGAGGATAAAGCCGAACTGATCGAGGAACTGGGACCGGAAGTCTGCGCTGCCGTTGGGAACGGTGCGAACGACGAGTTGATGCTTAAAAGGGCCGCATTGAGCATCTGCGTGATAGGTCCGGAGGGAGCGTGTTCGAAAACCCTGCTGAGTGCAGACGTGGTCGTGCGAGAGCCACGTGAAGCCCTGGAGCTACTCTTAGATCCGAAAGCGCTCAGGGCGACGTTGAGGTGTTAACGTTGCGGGCGCTGCTCAATGG
Above is a window of Methanopyrus sp. SNP6 DNA encoding:
- a CDS encoding CBS domain-containing protein, whose amino-acid sequence is MRSVSVGEVARRDVITGSPTETAVEIAYKMREHGIGSVVIVNEKDEPIGIVTERDLVIKVVSQGKNPDEVIARDIMSQPVITVEEDMEVNEAVKLMVDKGIRRLPIVDDDGKLIGIVTMQDILQVEPYLVATIEEEMKKFQKELEELEEVSEIIEGVCDLCETYSEELRFVDGVWVCPECYEDVLGREIEDRELEE
- a CDS encoding CBS domain-containing protein, translated to MLTRRSGLPDTSVMRLATTNVVSMPPTATVKSAVDTMIRYGFRRIPVTEPGDLELVGILTGKDVLDYLVGERRKIIERRYEGTLLPALHEPVRSLMRTEVYVITPYDTVRKAVRTMFEFEVGALPVVKDKKLVGIITERDVMADLYDVLEDTKVEEIMTEDPETVPSDITILEAAEIMVDREFRRLPVVENGRLCGLVTATDVLHHVSSIATETSPDASVEEVMDVPVEETMTEDVITIEPDVNIEEAALTMKGANVGSLVVTDGDDVIGVITERDIMYAIAERM
- a CDS encoding 6-pyruvoyl-tetrahydropterin synthase-related protein → MDRKDVLCALVAFVVGTVVSSPSLNYGWNWFPSGADARGHMTKVWMLEKLWSMGDVPYPKWSEYWYCGYPFLWFYPPLSYFIPALITHFVKTDVLTAWKWWTWLAYSLAGPSVYASARLMGASPLGSLIAAVAYQTSYNHIEITFTEGRIPTVAAIVFYALVPGLLVAVYRRVWERSRWAGYLALVLSLTVLTHHSSGLAAITVCLAYVALRVFRSWTLWAVGKEELPSILPEVPGHAWVLSAILLSVLAVSWWLVPALEYRTYSYTTKPKWWISMSSVHDPWEFFVPGYWKTRYAKYVGAVQFFLGWSGLILAARRRPRTFFPFAIMTGVALLLSFGLVLQKPMERIGFEPKWFLMFSAVILCTFVAFVIDNFRSLRRHAVLIMICSIMMIDAAIGLKYAYRPIHYTVSELSALLWVKEHTGPWDRVATVGYRALWGMEPYITGAPSVFGWYREGTPIRDIVVQYQRSFKRIEPNKALKIGDVLGVRFLILSSRKPYAKRMIKELERVGVRPIRDYRWVRVYEFNPIIGYEMDGVKSVFLGNKYRYMRLCKLLRYDPKYAPAYAFTRIPNCDLVRYAHPQVVVMDKHPSPEEVRALKEFGVKEILVLDRYRKSKTKMFGINIVHDRPLHIAKMLPKRNLKPIRVDLGHAWFKVYGRGWVWVKVPYFPCWIPDRGVRLGGIDNMILLRVPSPTTVKFVWNTHPLWIALSAFSLCVSLYLTFSRRWRT
- a CDS encoding RNA ligase; the protein is MADPSKDVKKLSMMLESEEWRVEKAIERGTIRRVRTSFPDFAYYRTVREFAGFERGTLIVPSHGLLLRGFPKIERALLLEPALRSRFGKAGKVIVEEKMNGHNVRVFELDGDVYAATRGGLICPYTTHKLRTMFGDELKQFFEDYPRTVVCGEFVGKENPYVSREYPEARDVGFFVFDVRDPSGRFWSYEEKLRVDEYGLERVRCFGEFEVGEVEEIHRIVRELDREGREGIVIKDPDRRLPPLKYTTHSAHVEEIEWAFRFAFDLGRDFVLTRTIREGFQSFEWCEGNEELKRRGAEIGRAIVEGLRRAVEQVVEEGEAYEEIPLTFESQEWFDRYKDFVNQVTGGTHSLEIIEKREDGTVRAVLRKRYFGTGDKVSRILEEGVL
- a CDS encoding HAD family hydrolase, translated to MIEVEIPGRGELRLEHLVLDYNGTIASGGKLLESVVEPLQELTEIVHVVVASADTYGTVENELNGAELDIEIYRVSAGNEREDKAELIEELGPEVCAAVGNGANDELMLKRAALSICVIGPEGACSKTLLSADVVVREPREALELLLDPKALRATLRC